In Coriobacteriaceae bacterium, a single window of DNA contains:
- a CDS encoding 6-phospho-alpha-glucosidase has translation MSKKNYAVTIAGGGSTFTPGIALMLLEERDRFPVNKVTFYDNNAERQETVAKACEIYFHENAPEVEFSYTTDPETAFTGTDFVLAHIRVGLYAMRELDEKIPLKYGCVGQETCGAGGIAYGMRSIGGVIEILDYMEKYSPNAWMLNYSNPAAIVAEACRVLRPNSRIINICDMPIDLMDKMSRMCGIKDRRELQYSYYGLNHFGWWSKIYDKDGNDLMPQIKEHMAKNGYLDGIEHEAGKEQHVEESWIHTFGKAKDVYAVDPETIPNTYLKYYLYPDYVVETSDPNYTRANEVMDGREKKVFGACRDIIAKGTAKDGGFEPDVHANYIVDLACALAENTLERFLLIVPNDGAVPNFDPTAMVEVPCIVGSNGFEKICQGPIPQFQKGLMEQQVSVEKLVVQAWVEGSYQKLWQALTLSKTIPSASVAKQILDELIEANKDFWPELK, from the coding sequence ATGTCCAAGAAAAACTATGCCGTGACCATTGCCGGCGGTGGCTCTACCTTCACTCCGGGCATCGCTCTGATGCTGCTTGAGGAGCGCGACCGCTTCCCGGTCAACAAGGTGACCTTCTACGACAACAATGCCGAGCGCCAGGAGACCGTGGCCAAGGCCTGCGAGATCTACTTCCACGAGAACGCCCCCGAGGTTGAGTTCAGCTACACCACCGATCCCGAGACCGCATTCACCGGGACCGACTTCGTGCTTGCTCACATCCGCGTTGGCCTGTACGCCATGCGTGAGCTCGACGAGAAGATTCCTCTCAAGTACGGCTGCGTTGGCCAAGAGACCTGCGGTGCCGGCGGTATCGCTTACGGCATGCGCTCCATCGGTGGTGTCATCGAGATCCTCGACTACATGGAGAAGTACAGCCCCAACGCCTGGATGCTCAACTACTCCAACCCCGCGGCCATCGTCGCCGAGGCCTGCCGCGTGCTGCGCCCCAACAGCCGCATCATCAACATCTGCGACATGCCGATCGACCTCATGGATAAGATGAGCCGTATGTGCGGCATCAAGGATCGTCGCGAGCTGCAGTATAGCTACTACGGCCTCAACCACTTTGGTTGGTGGAGCAAGATCTACGACAAGGACGGCAACGACCTCATGCCGCAGATTAAGGAGCACATGGCTAAGAACGGCTACTTGGACGGCATCGAGCACGAGGCCGGTAAGGAGCAGCATGTCGAGGAGAGCTGGATTCACACCTTCGGCAAGGCCAAGGATGTCTATGCTGTAGATCCCGAGACGATTCCCAATACCTACCTCAAGTATTACCTGTACCCGGACTATGTCGTCGAGACGTCTGACCCCAACTACACTCGCGCCAATGAGGTTATGGACGGCCGCGAGAAGAAGGTCTTTGGCGCTTGCCGCGACATCATCGCCAAGGGTACTGCCAAGGACGGCGGCTTTGAGCCCGACGTACACGCCAACTACATCGTCGACCTTGCCTGCGCGCTGGCCGAGAACACGCTCGAGCGCTTCCTGCTGATCGTCCCCAACGATGGTGCTGTGCCCAACTTCGACCCGACGGCCATGGTCGAGGTGCCTTGCATCGTCGGTTCCAACGGCTTTGAGAAGATTTGCCAGGGCCCGATCCCGCAGTTCCAGAAGGGCCTGATGGAGCAGCAGGTTTCCGTCGAGAAGCTCGTTGTCCAGGCTTGGGTCGAGGGCAGCTACCAGAAGCTCTGGCAGGCGCTCACGCTCTCCAAGACCATTCCTTCGGCAAGCGTTGCTAAGCAGATCCTGGACGAGCTCATCGAGGCCAACAAGGATTTCTGGCCCGAGCTTAAGTAA
- the ychF gene encoding redox-regulated ATPase YchF, which produces MSLSIGIVGLPNVGKSTLFTALTKKTGLAANYPFATIDPNVGIVDVPDSRLQKLADIVNPGRIVPATVEFVDIAGLVKGANEGEGLGNQFLANIRETDAICEVVRYFKDPNVMREVGRTGEFVDPAGDADTIMTELILADMGTLEKQLPKLEKEAKRDKELMPKFEVAKRLLAWLNEGKRAASMEMTDEERAAAKGLFLLTMKPILYVANVDEDMLNDDLAPIDGVKPLPICAKIEAELSELDPEDAADYLESLGLEQPGLDVLAQAAYKLLGLQSFFTAGEMEVKAWTVRQGATAPQAAGVIHTDFERGFIKAEVIGYDDYIELGGEQGAKAAGKLRIEGKDYVMADGDVVHFRFNV; this is translated from the coding sequence GTGTCCCTTTCCATCGGTATCGTGGGCCTGCCCAACGTGGGCAAGTCGACGTTGTTCACCGCGCTTACCAAAAAGACCGGCCTTGCCGCCAACTACCCGTTTGCCACGATCGACCCCAACGTGGGTATCGTCGATGTGCCCGATAGCCGCCTGCAAAAGCTCGCCGACATCGTTAACCCCGGCCGCATTGTGCCGGCTACGGTCGAGTTCGTCGACATCGCTGGCCTGGTGAAGGGCGCCAACGAGGGCGAGGGACTGGGCAACCAGTTCTTGGCCAACATTCGCGAGACCGACGCCATCTGTGAGGTCGTGCGCTACTTTAAGGACCCCAACGTTATGCGCGAGGTGGGCCGCACGGGCGAGTTCGTCGACCCCGCCGGTGACGCCGATACCATCATGACCGAGCTCATCCTGGCCGACATGGGTACGCTCGAGAAGCAACTGCCCAAGCTCGAGAAGGAGGCCAAGCGCGACAAGGAGCTCATGCCTAAGTTCGAGGTGGCCAAGCGCCTGCTTGCCTGGCTCAACGAGGGCAAGCGCGCCGCATCCATGGAGATGACCGACGAGGAGCGTGCTGCCGCCAAGGGCCTGTTCCTGCTCACTATGAAGCCCATCCTGTATGTGGCCAACGTGGACGAGGATATGCTCAACGACGATCTGGCGCCCATCGATGGTGTCAAGCCGCTGCCCATCTGCGCCAAGATCGAGGCAGAGCTTTCCGAGCTCGATCCCGAGGACGCCGCCGACTACCTGGAGAGCCTGGGCCTGGAGCAGCCCGGTCTGGACGTGCTCGCGCAGGCGGCCTATAAGCTGCTCGGCCTGCAGTCGTTCTTTACGGCCGGCGAGATGGAGGTCAAGGCCTGGACGGTTCGTCAGGGCGCGACCGCCCCGCAGGCCGCCGGCGTCATCCACACCGACTTTGAGCGCGGCTTTATTAAGGCCGAGGTTATTGGCTATGACGACTACATCGAGCTCGGCGGCGAGCAGGGCGCCAAGGCCGCCGGCAAGCTGCGTATTGAGGGCAAGGACTATGTCATGGCCGATGGCGACGTCGTGCACTTCCGCTTTAACGTGTAA
- a CDS encoding DUF1648 domain-containing protein encodes MFKYGKKAGYMGIALLVLAVIPLVVAACVIPNIGPEVATKFNAAGEVTRWGKSYELLALPVLNLLLSVATYFTAGRQAKNNEDSAVMARLACERYLRNGCITGVFLNVINVYFMYSAITGTGFGFGF; translated from the coding sequence ATGTTTAAATATGGCAAAAAAGCTGGCTACATGGGTATTGCGCTGCTCGTACTTGCGGTGATTCCGCTGGTGGTTGCAGCGTGTGTTATCCCCAACATTGGCCCCGAGGTGGCAACGAAGTTTAACGCAGCCGGCGAGGTGACGCGCTGGGGTAAGAGCTACGAGCTGCTGGCACTGCCGGTGCTCAACCTGCTGCTGAGCGTGGCGACGTACTTTACGGCGGGACGCCAGGCAAAAAACAACGAGGACTCCGCTGTGATGGCACGCCTTGCGTGCGAGCGCTACCTGCGTAACGGCTGCATCACGGGCGTGTTCCTCAATGTAATCAACGTCTACTTTATGTATTCGGCGATTACTGGAACGGGCTTTGGCTTTGGTTTCTAG
- a CDS encoding helix-turn-helix domain-containing protein — translation MDERAKQILGRRVEETRRDLGISKVDFCVATGISRPYLDRIEDGTANFTLKVLFKIAPALGMTVSELLEGIE, via the coding sequence ATGGACGAACGTGCGAAACAGATTCTTGGCAGGCGGGTCGAAGAGACACGCAGGGACCTTGGTATCTCCAAGGTTGATTTTTGTGTGGCGACAGGAATCAGCCGACCCTACCTCGACCGAATCGAAGATGGGACGGCAAATTTCACGCTCAAGGTTCTATTTAAGATCGCGCCCGCACTCGGCATGACGGTGTCAGAGCTTCTTGAGGGTATCGAGTAG